Genomic segment of Acinetobacter larvae:
TCAGCGAACTTTTTGACCTCATGATAATGCACGACTTTTTTGGCACGACCACTATTATAGAGCTCAGCATGGTGCTGATATAAATCGATGCCTTGTTCGCTTTTGCCAAACTGATATTTTACAAACTGCCGCTTAAATAACATGGGCAATAACCAATAGCGCATTAACAGTTGTAATAATAAAAAGAATGCCCCCAAGGCAACATAATAGCGCCCAACACCTTCTATACCGAGGGAAATCCCCCAAATAATAATACCGATACTAATTGCGGGGGTAATAAAACGCGTCAACTGCTTTTTACCAAAAGTCGCCAAGGCAAAACCATCCTGCGACTCTTCTAAATTTAAATAATAACGTAATGATAATGCGGCTTTCTTGTCGGTCATAACCATCTACAGCAATGAAATTTAACTGTAGATTATCTTACACGACTTTAGCACTTTTGCCCTCAACCCAGAGTGACTATTTCCATCTCGAGTTCCATTTCTATTTCCATCTCTGGTAGTCAATCGCAAAAGCTGAAATTTAGACACAAAAAAACCGCATTGTGATGCGGTTCATTCTTCAAGTTGGTGCGCTCAGAGAGATTCGAACTCCCGACCCCTTAGTTCGTAGCCAAGTGCTCTATCCAGCTGAGCTATGAGCGCGTAAACTTGATGCAGCGCATTATACGTACTTTCGCAGCGTTGTAACGTTTTTTTTGCAAGAAAACCGATTGAATGCTGGTGTTTTAAGCAAATCTATTGAGAATGGATAATTAAACAACAAAATCCTCCTACACTACACAACCTGATGTATGCGATGAGATCACATACATCAATTTAGATAAAGTGAATAAATTTAGATTTAGATAAAGTCCATAAATAGAGTCAAGCAATCTATGCCGATGTCCAAGCCATCTACTTTTTTCAGGTTTTTTTCAGGCACAAAAAAACCGCAATCAATGCGGTTAATTTTCAAAGTTGGTGCGCTCAGAGAGATTCGAACTCCCGACCCCTTAGTTCGTAGCCAAGTGCTCTATCCAGCTGAGCTATGAGCGCGTTACTTTGTTGCCTAAGTTACCTAATGGCATGCGTTATGTTCACAGTTCTTTAGATTGGTGCGCTCAGAGAGATTCGAACTCCCGACCCCTTAGTTCGTAGCCAAGTGCTCTATCCAGCTGAGCTATGAGCGCATCATAAAAGAAGTGGCGGTGAGAGAGGGATTCGAACCCTCGATACAGTTACCCGTATGCGTCCTTAGCAGGGACGTGGTTTCAGCCACTCACCCATCTCACCGTAACGAGCCGCCATAATACAAAGTTAAGTCCAACACTGCAAGCCATGGACTCAAAAAAATCATGCTTTTTGATTCAATTTAATATTTTTTAAGCGATTTCTGATCTATTGTGCTTTTTTTGCGTATTTTTTATGCAAAAAAACAACCAAATCAGTCGAATGTATCTGAAGTGCGAGATTACTTGCGAAATTTAGACAGATTCATGCAATCATTTACGTGCAGTATCGCGCCGCATGACTTATGCTAGTGGCAACTTATAGAAATAGTTTTTAGACATGATGAAAAACTGGAAAGATCCTGAAGCGAAAGCAGAAGCAGCACGCTATGACAATCCAATTCCAAGTCGCACCCTTATTTTAGAGACCATTAAAAATAATCAAAAAGCCTTATCTCATGCCGATCTTGTTGATATCTTTCAATTAGAAGACCAAAGAAGTATTGAAGCGCTGAGTCATCGCTTGAGTGCCATGTTGCGTGATGGCCAACTGATGAAAGAGGGTATACATTTTCAGCTTATGGCTGAGCAACCGATTTATGACGCTACAATTTATATCAACCATAAAGGCTTTGGGAGTGCTCAAATCCCTGGTCAGCCAGAACTTTTATTGGCTGAACGTGAACTACGCTTAGTCTTTCAAGGTGATCGTGTAAAAGTTCAACAAACCTCGATAGACCGTAAAGGCAAAGCATGGGGATATATTGTTGAAGTGACTGAACGCCGCGTCAAACAACTTATTGGCAAACTTGAAGTTTTTGAAGGTGAATATCATCTACAAGCTGCTGCACCCAATGCACATCAACCCATTACCTTAGAAAAAGCCTTGATTGAGCATGCACAAGCCAAGGTTGGTGATCACTTACGTATTGCTATTGATGACTATCCAACACGCGATGAATTTGCCACAGGGCATATCGTGCAGTCGATGGCAGATAAAGCCGATACGGAAATTATTATCCCGCAAACCATTTTAGAATATGGGCTACCTTTTGAGTTTCCCGAAGCCGTTTTAAATGAAGCGGCAAGTTTTAAAGAACCCAATGCACGTGATCGCGCAGGACGAGAAGATTTACGTGATCTGGCACTGGTAACCATCGATGGTGAAGATGCTCGCGATTTTGACGATGCCGTCTATGCTGAGAAACGTCCGGGCGGAGGGTATCGGGTTGTAGTTGCCATTGCCGATGTCAGCCACTATGTTCGCCTAGGCAAAGCACTGGATGATGAAGCCCAAGAGCGTGGGACTTCGGTCTACTTCCCACACTTTGTCTTACCGATGTTGCCTGAAGCATTGTCCAATGGTTTGTGTTCACTCAACCCCAATGTAGACCGACTATGTATGGTCTGTGATCTCAACCTTTCTCGGGCGGGACGGGTTACAGCCTATCGCTTCTACCCTGCAGTGATGCATTCCAAAGCACGCCTCACTTACACACAAGTTGCCGACTATTTTGCAGGTGATAGCCAAGCTGTGCCAGCACAAACCGATGTGCGCAAATCACTCAATACCTTATTCCAACTCTATCATGTGCTCAAAGGTTTACGTGAACAACGTCATGCGATGGAGTTTGAAACCGTCGAAACCTATATGACCTTCGATGAGCTTGGGGGTATTTCGCAAATCTTGCCACGCACCCGGAATGATGCGCATAAACTCATCGAAGAGTGCATGTTATTGGCCAACGTTGCGGCAGCAGAATATGCCATAAAGCATGATGTCCCCATGCTATACCGTGTTCATCAACCGCCAGAGTTTGCCCGTATTCAAAAAGTACGTGATTTTGTCAAACTGCTTGGATTGCCCTTTCCAGAACAACCGACACAAGCCGATTATCAAGCGGTTATTGAAGCAACCAAAGATCGAATTGATGCACCGAGTATTCATGCGGTATTGTTACGCTCTATGATGCAAGCATATTATGGTGCTGCAAATGAAGGGCATTTTGGGCTGGCTTACGATGCCTATACGCATTTTACCTCGCCAATCCGTCGTTATCCCGATCTACTTTTGCATCGTGCAATCAAAGCACAACTCGCGCAAAAACCGTACCCACTGTCTGGTGCCGCCTTGGAAGATGCAGGCGAACATTACTCAGCCACAGAACGCCGTGCCGATGAAGCCTCGCGCTCGGTGACCAGCTGGCTAAAATGTCACTATAT
This window contains:
- a CDS encoding YcxB family protein, translating into MTDKKAALSLRYYLNLEESQDGFALATFGKKQLTRFITPAISIGIIIWGISLGIEGVGRYYVALGAFFLLLQLLMRYWLLPMLFKRQFVKYQFGKSEQGIDLYQHHAELYNSGRAKKVVHYHEVKKFAEGKLTYMLELNNRTVVVVPKRAFASSEQQDLFKHRFATV
- the rnr gene encoding ribonuclease R, producing the protein MMKNWKDPEAKAEAARYDNPIPSRTLILETIKNNQKALSHADLVDIFQLEDQRSIEALSHRLSAMLRDGQLMKEGIHFQLMAEQPIYDATIYINHKGFGSAQIPGQPELLLAERELRLVFQGDRVKVQQTSIDRKGKAWGYIVEVTERRVKQLIGKLEVFEGEYHLQAAAPNAHQPITLEKALIEHAQAKVGDHLRIAIDDYPTRDEFATGHIVQSMADKADTEIIIPQTILEYGLPFEFPEAVLNEAASFKEPNARDRAGREDLRDLALVTIDGEDARDFDDAVYAEKRPGGGYRVVVAIADVSHYVRLGKALDDEAQERGTSVYFPHFVLPMLPEALSNGLCSLNPNVDRLCMVCDLNLSRAGRVTAYRFYPAVMHSKARLTYTQVADYFAGDSQAVPAQTDVRKSLNTLFQLYHVLKGLREQRHAMEFETVETYMTFDELGGISQILPRTRNDAHKLIEECMLLANVAAAEYAIKHDVPMLYRVHQPPEFARIQKVRDFVKLLGLPFPEQPTQADYQAVIEATKDRIDAPSIHAVLLRSMMQAYYGAANEGHFGLAYDAYTHFTSPIRRYPDLLLHRAIKAQLAQKPYPLSGAALEDAGEHYSATERRADEASRSVTSWLKCHYMHQHLGEEFNGVISAVTEFGLFVTLKDLYVDGMIHVSNLGDDFFLYEQRSQSLIGQNHGQCFGLGDEVKIKVAMVSLEERKIDFELLQQISHAGRIIRQRAPRSNSNSNSNSNSNSNRKNSPRSNSKPITPPVAEQVFMTTPSHAEQSDNNTPAKDKKKTKAKAKTSSYTKKPVKKARVKTEDKAKKKNKLKKKKANAKARTE